The Coffea arabica cultivar ET-39 chromosome 1e, Coffea Arabica ET-39 HiFi, whole genome shotgun sequence genome has a window encoding:
- the LOC113706590 gene encoding splicing factor U2af small subunit A, which translates to MAEHLASIFGTEKDRVNCPFYFKIGACRHGDRCSRLHTKPSISPTLLLSNMYQRPDVITPGVDAKGQPIDPHKMQEHFEDFYEDLFEELSKYGVIESLNICDNLADHMVGNVYVQFREEEQAANALKNLTGRYYARRPIIVDFSPVTDFREATCRQYEENTCNRGGYCNFMHLKRISRELQRQLFGRYRRRRSRSRSRSRSPYRHRSHEERSHCHSRRYEDRDYHHESRSRRHRSTSPDRRRGRSRSRSPGGRRDRSPVRDGSEERRARIEMWNREREEAELANKINDNSSNRKNESEDNGYAQNGDQYYGQEPPYGY; encoded by the exons ATGGCGGAACACTTGGCCTCGATTTTTGGGACGGAGAAAGACAGAGTGAACTGCCCTTTTTACTTCAAGATCGGAGCTTGCCGTCACGGCGACCGCTGTTCTCGCCTCCATACCAAGCCTAGCATCAGTCCGACTCTGCTTCTCTCCAACATGTATCAACGGCCTGATGTGATTACTCCTGGCGTCGACGCCAAGGGCCAGCCGATCGACCCTCACAAAATGCAAGAGCACTTCGAG GATTTCTATGAAGATCTTTTTGAGGAGCTAAGCAAGTATGGTGTGATTGAGAGCTTGAATATTTGTGACAATTTGGCTGACCACATG GTTGGAAATGTCTATGTCCAGTTTAGAGAGGAAGAGCAAGCAGCAAATGCATTGAAAAATCTCACTGGGCGGTACTATGCAA GACGGCCCATCATTGTTGATTTTTCACCTGTGACTGATTTTCGTGAAGCTACTTGTAGACAGTATGAAGAAAATACATGCAATCGTGGTGGCTACTGTAACTTCATGCATCTCAAAAGGATTAGCAG GGAATTGCAACGTCAGTTATTTGGGAGGTATCGCCGAAGGCGCAGCCGGAGCAGGAGCCGAAGCAGAAGCCCTTACAGGCATCGCAGCCATGAAGAGCGTTCTCATTGTCACAGTAGAAGGTATGAAGACAGAGATTATCACCATGAGAGTCGAAGCAGGAGGCATAGGAGCACCAGTCCTGACCGTAGGAGGGGAAGAAGTAGGAGCAGGAGTCCAGGTGGCAGGAGAGATAGAAGTCCTGTTAGGGATGGTAGTGAAGAGAGACGTGCTAGGATTGAAATGTGGAACAGAGAAAGAGAAGAAGCAGAACTAGCGAATAAGATCAATGATAATAGCAGCAACAGGAAAAACGAAAGCGAGGACAATGGGTATGCACAAAATGGAGATCAGTATTATGGACAGGAGC
- the LOC113706603 gene encoding glucomannan 4-beta-mannosyltransferase 2, translating to MPEISAANLIPESFDFRGSTADIAGQIGLIWELIRAPLIVPLLRLAVYICLAMSLMLFIERLYMGIVIILVKIFWKKPEKRYKWEPMRDDLEIGNAAFPMVLVQIPMFNEKEVYKISIGAACNLSWPSDRIVIQVLDDSTDPIIKDMVEKECQRWASKGINCRYQIRETRGGYKAGALKEGLKHDYVKDCEYVVIFDADFRPEPDFLRRAIPFLVHNSDIALVQARWRFVNSDECLLTRMQEMSLDYHFTVEQEVGSSTHAFFGFNGTGGIWRIAAINEAGGWKDRTTVEDMDLAVRAGLKGWKFVYLGDLQVKSELPSTFKAFRFQQHRWSCGPANLFRKMVMEIVRNKKIALWKKIYVIYSFFFVRKVIAHMITFFFYCVVLPLTILVPEVEVPKWGAIYIPCIITALNSVGTPRSIHLLFYWILFENVMSLHRTKATFIGLLEAKRANEWVVTEKLGDALKNKSNVAKAKPKKIGLKIGDRIHLTELGFAVFLFFCGCYDFLYGKNNYFIYLFLQVITFTIAGFGYIGTIVPTS from the exons ATGCCAGAAATTTCCGCAGCAAATTTGATACCGGAGTCCTTTGACTTTAGGGGGTCAACGGCAGATATTGCAGGGCAAATTGGGCTGATTTGGGAGTTGATTAGAGCACCATTGATTGTCCCATTATTGAGGCTTGCTGTGTATATTTGCTTGGCCATGTCCCTCATGCTTTTCATTGAGAGGCTTTACATGGGAATCGTGATCATTCTCGTGAAGATTTTCTGGAAGAAGCCTGAGAAGAGATACAAATGGGAGCCAATGCGGGATGATTTGGAGATTGGAAATGCAGCTTTTCCAATGGTTCTTGTTCAAATCCCCATGTTCAATGAGAAAGAG GTCTACAAGATCTCCATTGGAGCTGCATGTAACCTTTCTTGGCCGTCCGATCGTATTGTGATTCAAGTTCTTGATGATTCAACTGACCCCATCATTAAG GATATGGTTGAAAAGGAATGCCAAAGATGGGCTAGCAAAGGCATTAATTGCAGGTACCAAATAAGAGAAACCAGAGGGGGGTACAAGGCCGGAGCTCTTAAAGAAGGGTTAAAGCATGATTATGTCAAAGATTGTGAATACGTGGTCATTTTCGACGCAGATTTCCGGCCAGAACCGGATTTTCTCCGGCGAGCCATCCCTTTTCTCGTGCACAACTCTGATATTGCTCTTGTCCAAGCTCGTTGGAGGTTTG TTAATTCTGATGAGTGCTTGCTAACAAGGATGCAAGAGATGTCGCTGGATTACCATTTTACAGTGGAGCAAGAAGTGGGATCATCTACTCATGCATTCTTTGGCTTCAATG GTACTGGTGGTATATGGAGAATAGCTGCTATCAATGAGGCTGGCGGGTGGAAGGACCGGACGACAGTGGAGGATATGGATCTTGCTGTCCGAGCTGGTCTTAAAGGCTGGAAATTTGTATACCTCGGGGACCTGCAG GTCAAAAGTGAGCTTCCAAGTACATTCAAGGCCTTCCGTTTTCAGCAGCATCGTTGGTCGTGTGGTCCAGCAAATTTATTCAGGAAAATGGTGATGGAAATTGTCAGAAATAAG AAAATTGCATTGTGGAAGAAGATTTATGTGATCTACAGCTTCTTCTTTGTCCGAAAAGTCATTGCTCACATGAtcacctttttcttttactGTGTTGTACTTCCCTTGACAATTTTGGTCCCTGAAGTTGAAGTACCGAAGTGGGGAGCAATTTACATTCCTTGCATCATCACCGCTCTGAACTCGGTTGGAACACCAAG GTCGATCCATCTATTATTTTATTGGATTCTGTTCGAGAATGTGATGTCCCTGCACAGAACCAAGGCTACATTCATTGGTTTGTTAGAGGCAAAGAGAGCTAATGAATGGGTTGTGACAGAAAAGTTGGGAGATGCTCTGAAGAATAAATCAAACGTCGCCAAAGCAAAACCAAAGAAAATTGGATTGAAGATTGGTGACAG AATTCATCTAACGGAGCTGGGATTTGCGGTGTTCCTTTTCTTCTGTGGATGCTATGATTTCCTTTATGGGAAGAACAACTATTTCATATACCTCTTCCTCCAAGTCATAACCTTCACAATTGCAGGATTCGGCTACATTGGTACCATTGTGCCAACCTCTTAG